GCATAAATAAAAGAATCTACCTCATACCGCAAACTGCTGTTGATAGCTGTTTGCATCGGCGGCATCATTCCTGTAGCTAATCCGACTAAAATCCAAAGACGGGAATGGTTCTTCGCAGCACCTGCCTGTTTTTTCGCATTCATATATATAATGCCGGCAATCAACAGAAGTACACCAACAATATGCATCACATGCAATGGTTTTACATCTGCATCAAACCACCCGAATGTATCAATAAATAAGCCGATAACCATTTGTCCTGTGACTGTTGCAATCACTGTCACAGCCGCACCAATTCTAGGTAACAAGATAATATTTCCTGTCAGAAAAATAACACCCAGTACCCCGCCGGCAAACCAGACATACGAATAAGATTGTGATTCAAAAAACGTTAGCGTAAATTTATCGAGGTTCATCATCAGATTAATGATAAATAAAATAATCGTGCCTGTTAAAAAGGAATAAAAAGATGTCGGTAAAACAGCTTTGGTAAATAGAGTCA
The nucleotide sequence above comes from Oceanobacillus timonensis. Encoded proteins:
- a CDS encoding DMT family transporter; this translates as MYILILVGMIAGMMVPMQTAVNNRLTLFTKAVLPTSFYSFLTGTIILFIINLMMNLDKFTLTFFESQSYSYVWFAGGVLGVIFLTGNIILLPRIGAAVTVIATVTGQMVIGLFIDTFGWFDADVKPLHVMHIVGVLLLIAGIIYMNAKKQAGAAKNHSRLWILVGLATGMMPPMQTAINSSLRYEVDSFIYAAFISFVVGTVVLFIMAMLVNKGIKITRTSGDITLKPRHFAGGALGAAYIASNIILMPYLGVTLTLMSTILGQIVMGLIIDHFGMFNLPKYPIDQRRIIAVLMIIGGIALLNFF